One Glycine max cultivar Williams 82 chromosome 4, Glycine_max_v4.0, whole genome shotgun sequence DNA segment encodes these proteins:
- the LOC100527183 gene encoding Peptidyl-prolyl cis-trans isomerase FKBP18, chloroplastic produces MSSPCSCACASTNWSVDYGYGGGGVLSNSKVRSRRSKEISMAHSVCGSRRSTALVISSLPFGFLFLSPPAEARRNKKAIPEDQYITSPDGLKYYDLVEGKGPVAEKGTTVQVHFDCLYRGITAVSSRESKLLAGNRIIAQPYEFKVGAPPGKERKREFVDNPNGLFSAQAAPKPPPAVYIIVEGMRVGGKRTVIVPPENGYGQKGMNEIPPGATFELNVELLQVVAT; encoded by the exons ATGAGTTCCCCTTGCAGTTGCGCTTGCGCTTCTACTAATTGGAGCGTTGATTATGGTTATGGAGGTGGTGGCGTGCTTTCAAATTCAAAGGTAAGAAGCAGGAGGTCCAAAGAAATATCCATGGCACATTCAGTTTGTGGTTCGAGAAGGTCCACTGCACTTGTGATTTCATCCTTGCCTTTCGGCTTCCTTTTCCTATCTCCGCCAGCTGAGGCCAGACGCAACAAGAAGGCCATCCCCGAAGACCAATACATTACTAGCC CTGATGGATTGAAATACTATGATTTGGTTGAGGGCAAAGGTCCAGTCGCTGAAAAAGGAACAACTGTTCAG GTACACTTTGATTGCTTATATCGCGGAATCACAGCTGTCTCCAGTCGAGAATCTAAACTCCTAGCTGGAAATCGTATCATTGCTCAG CCATATGAATTCAAAGTGGGAGCTCCACCGGGAAAGGAAAGGAAGCGCGAATTTGTTGACAACCCAAATGGTTTATTCTCTGCTCAAGCAGCACCAAAACCTCCCCCTGCTGTGTATATAATAGTTGAAGGAATGCGAGTTGGTGGAAAG CGAACTGTGATTGTTCCTCCTGAAAATGGCTATGGTCAAAAGGGAATGAATGAGATTCCG CCTGGAGCTACATTTGAACTAAATGTTGAGCTTCTGCAAGTTGTAGCTACCTGA
- the LOC100794614 gene encoding RING-H2 finger protein ATL80-like encodes MTRALRYLGERNSSTDSAVVDSDFVVILAALLCALICVLGLVAVARCGCLRRLRLSSSATTPQSPTSAANKGVKKKVLRSLPKLTATAESAVKFADCAICLTEFAAGDEIRVLPQCGHGFHVSCIDAWLRSHSSCPSCRQILVVSRCDKCGGIPAPASSSSDPPPPDSEARFKGREDDANRFLP; translated from the coding sequence ATGACTCGTGCCTTGAGATATTTAGGCGAGCGAAACTCGTCCACCGACTCCGCTGTCGTCGATTCCGACTTCGTCGTCATCCTCGCCGCCCTCCTCTGCGCTCTCATCTGCGTTCTCGGCCTCGTCGCCGTCGCCCGCTGCGGCTGTCTCCGCCGCCTCCGCCTCTCCTCCTCTGCAACCACTCCCCAGTCTCCTACCTCCGCCGCCAACAAAGGCGTCAAGAAGAAGGTCCTCCGCTCCCTCCCCAAGCTCACCGCCACAGCGGAATCGGCGGTCAAGTTTGCGGACTGCGCGATCTGCCTCACGGAGTTCGCCGCCGGAGACGAAATCCGAGTGCTGCCTCAGTGCGGACATGGCTTCCACGTCAGCTGCATCGACGCCTGGCTCAGATCGCATTCCTCGTGTCCGTCATGCCGTCAGATTCTGGTGGTTTCTCGCTGCGACAAGTGCGGCGGGATCCCGGCTCCGGCGAGCTCCAGCTCCGATCCGCCGCCGCCGGACTCCGAGGCCAGATTTAAGGGAAGGGAGGACGACGCCAATAGGTTTTTGCCTTAG
- the LOC100791976 gene encoding monosaccharide-sensing protein 2, with protein MKGAVLVAIAASIGNFLQGWDNATIAGAIVYIKKDLALQTTMEGLVVAMSLIGATVITTCSGPIADWLGRRPMMIISSVLYFLGGLVMLWSPNVYVLCLARLLDGFGIGLAVTLVPVYISETAPSEIRGSLNTLPQFSGSGGMFLSYCMVFGMSLSPAPSWRLMLGVLSIPSLLYFALTIFFLPESPRWLVSKGRMLEAKKVLQRLRGREDVSGEMALLVEGLGIGGDTSIEEYIIGPADEVADGHEHATEKDKIRLYGSQAGLSWLAKPVTGQSSIGLASRHGSIINQSMPLMDPLVTLFGSIHEKLPETGAGGSMRSTLFPNFGSMFSTAEPHAKNEQWDEESLQREGEDYMSDAAGGDSDDNLHSPLISRQTTSLEKDLPPPPPSHGSILGSMRRHSSLMQGSGEQGGSTGIGGGWQLAWKWTDKGEDGKQQGGFKRIYLHEEGVSASRRGSIVSIPGEGEFVQAAALVSQPALYSKELIDGHPVGPAMVHPSETASKGPSWKALLEPGVKHALVVGVGIQILQQFSGINGVLYYTPQILEEAGVEVLLSDIGIGSESASFLISAFTTFLMLPCIGVAMKLMDVSGRRQLLLTTIPVLIGSLIILVIGSLVNFGNVAHAAISTVCVVVYFCCFVMGYGPIPNILCSEIFPTRVRGLCIAICALVFWIGDIIITYSLPVMLGSLGLGGVFAIYAVVCFISWIFVFLKVPETKGMPLEVISEFFSVGAKQAASAKNE; from the exons ATGAAAGGTGCCGTCCTCGTCGCCATTGCCGCTTCCATCGGCAATTTCCTCCAGGGATGGGATAATGCTACCATCGCCG GGGCCATTGTTTACATTAAGAAAGACCTTGCGTTGCAAACAACTATGGAAGGGCTTGTGGTGGCCATGTCCCTGATTGGAGCAACGGTAATCACCACATGCTCTGGTCCTATAGCGGATTGGCTCGGTCGGCGACCCATGATGATAATCTCATCTGTGCTCTATTTCTTGGGTGGTTTGGTGATGCTGTGGTCCCCAAATGTGTATGTGTTGTGCTTGGCGAGGCTACTTGATGGATTTGGGATTGGCCTTGCTGTGACTCTTGTCCCGGTCTATATATCTGAAACGGCGCCGTCTGAAATAAGGGGGTCGTTGAATACGCTTCCTCAGTTCAGTGGCTCTGGAGGAATGTTTTTGTCGTACTGTATGGTTTTTGGCATGTCATTGAGTCCCGCGCCTAGCTGGAGGCTCATGCTTGGGGTTCTGTCTATTCCTTCTCTCTTGTATTTTGCATTGACCATTTTTTTCTTGCCCGAGTCTCCTCGGTGGCTGGTCAGCAAAGGAAGGATGCTCGAGGCTAAGAAGGTGCTCCAAAGATTGCGCGGAAGGGAGGATGTGTCAG GCGAGATGGCATTGCTGGTTGAAGGTCTCGGGATTGGGGGTGATACATCTATCGAAGAGTACATAATTGGCCCTGCTGACGAGGTGGCTGATGGTCATGAACATGCAACAGAGAAAGATAAAATTCGATTATATGGATCCCAAGCAGGCCTTTCTTGGTTAGCAAAACCTGTCACTGGACAGAGTTCTATTGGCCTTGCGTCACGCCATGGAAGCATCATCAACCAAAGCATGCCCCTCATGGATCCTCTGGTGACACTGTTTGGTAGCATTCATGAGAAGCTCCCCGAGACAGGAGCAGGAGGAAGCATGCGAAGCACTCTGTTTCCAAATTTTGGAAGCATGTTCAGCACTGCTGAGCCGCATGCTAAAAATGAACAGTGGGATGAAGAGAGCTTACAAAGGGAAGGTGAGGACTACATGTCAGATGCAGCCGGTGGGGACTCTGATGATAATTTGCACAGTCCTTTAATCTCACGCCAAACAACAAGCCTTGAAAAAGACttgcctcctcctcctccttcccaTGGCAGTATCCTTGGCAGCATGAGGCGTCACAGTAGTCTCATGCAAGGGTCAGGTGAGCAAGGTGGTAGTACAGGTATTGGTGGTGGCTGGCAACTGGCATGGAAATGGACTGATAAAGGTGAGGATGGAAAACAACAAGGAGGGTTTAAAAGGATTTATTTACATGAGGAGGGAGTTTCTGCATCTCGTCGTGGATCCATTGTATCGATTCCCGGTGAAGGCGAATTTGTCCAGGCTGCTGCCTTGGTAAGCCAACCCGCTCTTTACTCCAAGGAGCTTATTGATGGACACCCAGTTGGGCCTGCAATGGTTCACCCATCTGAGACAGCTTCAAAGGGGCCAAGTTGGAAAGCTCTTCTTGAACCAGGGGTTAAGCATGCATTGGTTGTTGGAGTTGGAATACAAATACTTCAGCAG TTTTCAGGGATAAATGGGGTTCTATATTACACACCTCAAATCCTTGAAGAGGCCGGTGTTGAAGTTCTTCTTTCAGATATAGGCATTGGCTCAGAGTCGGCATCATTCCTTATCAGTGCTTTCACAACCTTCTTGATGCTTCCCTGTATAGGCGTAGCCATGAAGCTCATGGATGTTTCAGGCAGAAG GCAGTTGTTACTTACTACAATCCCCGTGCTGATTGGGTCACTCATTATTTTGGTCATTGGAAGCCTGGTAAATTTTGGCAATGTCGCCCATGCAGCAATCTCAACAGTATGCGTTGTGGTTTATTTCTGCTGCTTTGTGATGGGTTATGGACCAATTCCAAACATCctttgctcagagattttcccCACTAGGGTGCGTGGCCTCTGCATTGCTATCTGTGCATTAGTGTTCTGGATTGGAGACATCATCATCACATACTCGCTGCCTGTGATGCTGGGCTCTTTAGGACTTGGTGGTGTATTCGCCATTTACGCAGTTGTTTGTTTCATCTCGTGGATAtttgtgtttttgaaggttCCAGAAACAAAGGGCATGCCCCTTGAAGTCATCTCTGAATTCTTTTCTGTTGGAGCAAAGCAGGCTGCTTCTGCCAAGAATGAGTGA
- the LOC100527183 gene encoding peptidyl-prolyl cis-trans isomerase FKBP18, chloroplastic isoform X1: MSSPCSCACASTNWSVDYGYGGGGVLSNSKVRSRRSKEISMAHSVCGSRRSTALVISSLPFGFLFLSPPAEARRNKKAIPEDQYITSPADGLKYYDLVEGKGPVAEKGTTVQVHFDCLYRGITAVSSRESKLLAGNRIIAQPYEFKVGAPPGKERKREFVDNPNGLFSAQAAPKPPPAVYIIVEGMRVGGKRTVIVPPENGYGQKGMNEIPPGATFELNVELLQVVAT; the protein is encoded by the exons ATGAGTTCCCCTTGCAGTTGCGCTTGCGCTTCTACTAATTGGAGCGTTGATTATGGTTATGGAGGTGGTGGCGTGCTTTCAAATTCAAAGGTAAGAAGCAGGAGGTCCAAAGAAATATCCATGGCACATTCAGTTTGTGGTTCGAGAAGGTCCACTGCACTTGTGATTTCATCCTTGCCTTTCGGCTTCCTTTTCCTATCTCCGCCAGCTGAGGCCAGACGCAACAAGAAGGCCATCCCCGAAGACCAATACATTACTAGCC CAGCTGATGGATTGAAATACTATGATTTGGTTGAGGGCAAAGGTCCAGTCGCTGAAAAAGGAACAACTGTTCAG GTACACTTTGATTGCTTATATCGCGGAATCACAGCTGTCTCCAGTCGAGAATCTAAACTCCTAGCTGGAAATCGTATCATTGCTCAG CCATATGAATTCAAAGTGGGAGCTCCACCGGGAAAGGAAAGGAAGCGCGAATTTGTTGACAACCCAAATGGTTTATTCTCTGCTCAAGCAGCACCAAAACCTCCCCCTGCTGTGTATATAATAGTTGAAGGAATGCGAGTTGGTGGAAAG CGAACTGTGATTGTTCCTCCTGAAAATGGCTATGGTCAAAAGGGAATGAATGAGATTCCG CCTGGAGCTACATTTGAACTAAATGTTGAGCTTCTGCAAGTTGTAGCTACCTGA
- the LOC100796192 gene encoding dolichyl-diphosphooligosaccharide--protein glycosyltransferase subunit 1A, with amino-acid sequence MKRGIMSSNLFLFPILFSFAFLSSPVLSASDLILAKVDRRIDLTSQIVRITTSLKVQNTGSDVVSEILLSFPENQTSNLAYLKAALGEGKGKAKPSSGVGLPVEVVHLKDVPPALTIYSVSLPKGLGKGDILTLDVLAVFTHSLQPFPEKINQADIQLLLFQESARYLSPYAVKVQSLTVKLPDARIESYTKLGNAKLQGSELKYGPYENLPPFSYLPIVVHFENNQPFAVAKELVREIEISHWGNIQITEHYSIIHAGAQSKGEFSRLDYQTRQFLRGASAFRRLVAKLPPRAHSVYYRDEIGNISTSSLWGDSKKTELEIEPRYPMFGGWKTAFTIGYGLPLRDFLFGSDGKRFLNISFGAPISELVIDTLFVKVVLPEGSKDISVSVPFPVKQSQETKLSHLDIVGRPVVVLEKNNVVPEHNEHFQVYYKFNSLSMLREPLMLISGFLFLFVACIVYTHADISISKSSASYLAKLQWDEVQATIQQVHGIIGRCLTAHDKLEASLHDLSRTGDTQACKATRKSVDSSLKELSKELKQPLAILQSSPQAAQILPKVEELVTKERELQDKLLVKHSTIVDAYEKKAGREIENRIASQQQKITALRREIDDLMDLIDEI; translated from the exons atgaaaagaGGCATCATGAGTTCGAATCTGTTTCTGTTTCCAATTCTCTTTTCATTTGCCTTTCTGTCCTCGCCCGTCCTCTCTGCTTCGGATCTGATCCTCGCCAAGGTTGACCGTCGC ATTGATCTGACTTCACAGATTGTGCGCATCACTACTTCACTAAAG GTACAGAATACGGGATCTGATGTTGTATCTGAGATTTTGCTGTCCTTTCCTGAGAACCAGACAAGTAACTTGGCATACTTGAAGGCAGCACTTGGTGAAGGGAAGGGAAAAGCAAAACCATCTTCTGGTGTTGGTTTACCCGTCGAAGTTGTCCACCTGAAAGATGTGCCGCCTGCCTTGACAATTTATTCCGTATCTTTACCTAAGGGGCTTGGGAAGGGAGATATTCTGACGCTGGATGTCTTGGCTGTTTTTACCCACTCATTGCAACCATTTCCAGAGAAAATCAACCAGGCTGACATCCAGCTTCTACTATTTCAAGAAAGTGCACGCTATCTCTCCCCATATGCAGTCAAGGTCCAATCACTCACTGTTAAATTGCCTGATGCAAGAATAGAGTCCTATACAAAACTAGGAAATGCAAAACTTCAGGGATCTGAATTAAAATATGGTCCATATGAGAATCTTCCTCCATTTTCATACTTGCCAATAGTTGTTCACTTTGAGAATAACCAACCCTTCGCTGTTGCTAAAGAGTTGGTGCGAGAGATCGAAATTTCCCATTGGGGCAATATACAGATCACAGAGCATTACAGTATTATCCATGCTGGTGCTCAGAGCAAAGGAGAATTTTCTAG GCTTGACTATCAGACCAGGCAATTTTTAAGAGGTGCATCAGCCTTTAGGCGTCTTGTTGCCAAGCTACCACCAAGAGCTCATTCTGTGTACTACAGGGATGAAATTGGCAACATTTCCACTTCTAGTTTATGGGGTGACTCAAAAAAG ACAGAACTGGAGATTGAACCTAGGTACCCTATGTTTGGTGGCTGGAAAACTGCCTTTACCATTGGATATGGCTTGCCACTTCGAGACTTCTTATTTGGATCGGATGGAAAGCGCTTCCTTAATATCTCTTTTGGTGCCCCTATTAGTGAGTTGGTCATTGACACACTCTTTGTGAAG GTTGTTTTGCCAGAGGGTTCTAAAGATATTTCAGTATCTGTTCCATTTCCTGTGAAACAATCGCAGGAG ACAAAGCTTTCCCACTTGGATATTGTTGGTAGACCTGTTGTTGTGCTGGAGAAGAACAATGTTGTACCTGAGCATAATGAGCATTTTCAG GTCTACTATAAGTTCAACAGTCTTTCTATGCTCAGGGAGCCTTTGATGTTGATTTCTGGCTTTTTATTTCTGTTTGTTGCGTGCATTGTCTACACGCATGCAGATATATCAATCTCCAAATCTTCTGCATCTTATTTGGCAAAGCTCCAGTGGGACGAG GTGCAAGCAACTATTCAGCAGGTCCATGGTATCATTGGCCGCTGCTTAACTGCACATGACAAGCTAGAAGCGTCATTACACGATCTTTCCAGGACAGGAGACACTCAAGCCTGTAAAGCAACTCGAAAATCAGTTGATAGCTCGTTGAAAGAGCTCTCTAAAGAGTTGAAGCAACCATTGGCAATTTTGCAATCTTCTCCGCAAGCTGCTCAAATATTACCCAAG GTGGAGGAACTTGTTACTAAGGAGAGAGAGTTGCAGGATAAACTTCTAGTAAAACACTCTACAATTGTAGACGCCTATGAGAAGAAAGCAGGAAGGGAAATTGAGAATCGGATTGCTTCACAACAGCAGAAAATTACTGCTTTGAGACGGGAGATTGATGATCTTATGGACTTGATTGATGAGATATGA
- the LOC100793031 gene encoding protein MULTIPLE CHLOROPLAST DIVISION SITE 1 — protein sequence MASVWTLHFRSLSLRPCLYISRSNSSTATRNCISIRNGISNWRSGTQQLKHDSINSITKFHHQLVNSVAIPPFLLNRNGGGNFPIWVCVAVVVLVVAVRVRVVSRKKERPGSVADLVRRGQLRSDRRGISRPLKYEDPFNNPFVKVGKSDSTVEMCGKVYRLAPVTLTQEQQATHQKRRLRAYQWKRPTIFLREGDLVPPDVDPDTVRWIPANHPFATTATDLDEDLAQNNVYQKHGVPFRIQAEHEALQKKLEALQNDQKLNKLVIDPINAKEFERPFNSHARLNDQADKSSVNNQEQKHNKLVIDPIDAKEIERPFNSDTRLNDQAEKSSVNNQASASDSPRVDSGPNHFDSTSSEDSS from the exons ATGGCCTCTGTTTGGACACTGCACTTTCGCTCGCTTTCTCTTCGT CCATGCCTCTACATTAGTCGCAGTAACAGTAGCACTGCCACTAGAAATTGCATTAGCATCAGAAATGGAATCTCCAATTGGCGCTCTGGCACCCAACAACTCAAACACGATTCCATCAATtccattaccaaatttcaccaTCAACTCGTTAATTCCGTCGCCATTCCTCCCTTTCTG TTGAATCGAAACGGTGGAGGCAATTTTCCTATTTGGGTATGTGTTGCGGTTGTGGTTTTGGTTGTAGCGGTGAGAGTGAGGGTAGTTTCCAGAAAAAAGGAGCGTCCTGGTTCCGTGGCTGATCTAGTAAGACGTGGCCAACTTAGATCTGATAGAAGAGGCAT TTCGAGGCCTCTCAAGTATGAAGACCCCTTCAATAATCCCTTCGTCAAGGTTGGTAAAAGTGACTCAACTGTTGAGATGTGCGGAAAGGTTTACCGTTTAGCCCCTGTTACTCTTACTCAAGAGCAACAGGCTACTCACCAGAAGAGGAGATTGCGGGCCTACCAGTGGAAGCGACCCACCATCTTCCTTAGAGAAGGGGACTTGGTTCCTCCGGATGTTGATCCTGACACTGTCAGGTGGATTCCAGCTAATCATCCCTTTGCTACCACTGCCACTGATTTGGATGAGGACTTGGCACAAAACAATGTGTATCAAAAGCATGGAGTTCCTTTTCGGATTCAAGCCGAACACGAGGCCCTGCAGAAAAAGCTCGAAGCCCTACAAAAT GACCAGAAACTGAATAAACTAGTGATAGATCCTATCAATGCTAAAGAATTTGAGAGGCCATTCAACTCCCACGCCAGATTAAATGATCAAGCAGATAAGAGCTCTGTAAACAATCAG GAGCAGAAACACAATAAACTAGTGATAGATCCTATTGATGCTAAAGAAATTGAGAGACCATTCAACTCCGACACCAGATTAAATGATCAAGCCGAAAAGAGCTCTGTAAACAATCAGGCGAGTGCTTCTGACTCCCCAAGAGTAGATAGTGGCCCAAATCACTTTGATAGTACATCATCAGAAGATTCAAGTTAA
- the LOC100809512 gene encoding MLO-like protein 9 gives MAGGGEGGDTRQLDLTPTWAVAAVCAIIVIISILLEKIIHKFAKMFEERKQHALLEALEKIKAELMVLGFISLLLTFGQNYISKMCIPSKYAKTMLPCVPPEERHGAGHHTEEAGGGEAKDGGHRRRLLSYERRFLASGGGGQSCKPGYTPLISVTGLHQLHIFIFFLAVFHVIYSAITMTLGRAKIRGWKAWEADHIVDQDALNDPRRFRLTHETSFVRDHNSIWTKTPVSFYLVCFFRQFFRSVRRADYLTMRHGFVTVHLAPGSKFDFQKYIKRSLEDDFKVVVGISPLLWGSVVLFLLVNVHGWHAAFWVSFLPLLVILAVGTKLQGIITRMALDISERHAVVQGIPLVQVSDKYFWFAWPQLVLYLIHYVLFQNAFELTYFWWTWYEFGWASCFYEDDSLMIVRVALGLGAQVVCSYVTLPLYALVTQMGSTMKKSIFDEQTSKALKQWHKNALKKKPSKGRTETQTLGATGGPRDHSPEQSPRRPSGAGDTEMAEQSATIVTAVDHEPYDNRDLLSGP, from the exons ATGGcgggaggaggagaaggaggtgACACCAGGCAGCTAGATCTCACACCTACATGGGCCGTCGCTGCGGTTTGTGCAATTATCGTTATCATTTCTATACTCTTGGAAAAAATTATACACAAATTCGCAAAG ATGTTTGAAGAGAGAAAGCAGCATGCATTGCTAGAAGCTCTTGAAAAGATTAAAGCCG AGCTTATGGTTTTGGGATTTATTTCTTTGCTCTTAACATTTGGCCAAAATTACATTTCTAAAATGTGTATTCCCTCCAAGTATGCGAAAACAATGCTCCCCTGTGTCCCCCCTGAAGAACGTCATGGAGCTGGACATCACACAGAGGAGGCGGGTGGTGGTGAGGCCAAAGATGGTGGCCATCGCCGCAGGCTTTTATCGTATGAACGTAGGTTTCTAGCATCTGGGGGTGGAGGCCAAAGTTGTAAACCG GGGTACACACCTCTTATATCAGTGACCGGACTGCATCAACtacacatttttatatttttcttggcTGTCTTCCATGTGATATACAGTGCCATAACAATGACGCTTGGAAGAGCAAAG ATTCGTGGATGGAAGGCATGGGAAGCAGACCATATCGTGGATCAAGATGCCTTGAATG ATCCTAGAAGATTCAGACTTACTCATGAGACATCATTTGTGAGGGATCACAACAGTATCTGGACTAAAACACCAGTTTCGTTCTATCTT GTATGCTTTTTTCGACAATTTTTCAGATCTGTTCGTAGGGCCGACTACTTGACCATGAGACATGGATTTGTGACT GTTCATTTAGCACCGGGAAGTAagtttgattttcaaaaatatatcaaGAGGTCATTAGAAGATGACTTTAAGGTAGTTGTAGGAATCAG TCCATTACTTTGGGGATCAGTGGTGTTATTCTTGCTTGTGAATGTCCATG GATGGCATGCTGCTTTCTGGGTGTCTTTTCTTCCACTACTG GTGATTCTGGCCGTTGGAACAAAGCTTCAAGGAATTATAACTCGAATGGCACTTGACATATCAGAAAGGCATGCTGTAGTGCAAGGGATCCCTCTTGTGCAAGTCTCTGACAAGTATTTTTGGTTTGCATGGCCTCAGTTAGTTCTTTATCTCATCCATTATGTCCTCTTTCAG AATGCATTTGAGCTGACATACTTCTGGTGGACATGG TATGAGTTTGGTTGGGCATCTTGCTTCTACGAGGATGatagtctcatgattgtcagaGTAGCTCTCGG GTTAGGAGCTCAAGTGGTTTGCAGTTATGTGACACTTCCACTCTATGCGCTTGTTACTCAG ATGGGATCCACGATGAAGAAGTCAATATTTGATGAGCAAACATCCAAGGCACTGAAACAGTGGCATAAGAATGCTCTAAAGAAGAAACCATCCAAGGGACGCACCGAAACTCAAACGTTAGGTGCGACTGGGGGCCCAAGAGATCATTCGCCGGAGCAGTCGCCGCGGCGTCCATCGGGAGCCGGAGATACAGAAATGGCTGAGCAGAGCGCCACCATAGTCACCGCCGTGGATCACGAACCCTACGATAACCGCGACCTACTAAGTGGGCCGTGA